A genomic segment from Rhodospirillum centenum SW encodes:
- the nuoK gene encoding NADH-quinone oxidoreductase subunit NuoK, with protein MEIGLTHYLTVGAILFGLGAFGILMNRRNVIVLLMAIELMLLAVNINLVAFSVFLNDLTGQVFTLFILTVAAAEAAIGLAILVVYFRNRGTIAVEDINMMKG; from the coding sequence ATGGAGATCGGCCTTACCCACTACCTGACCGTGGGCGCGATCCTGTTCGGCCTGGGGGCCTTCGGGATCCTGATGAACCGCCGCAACGTGATTGTCCTGCTGATGGCGATCGAGCTGATGCTCCTCGCCGTCAACATCAACCTCGTTGCCTTCTCCGTGTTCCTGAACGATCTGACGGGCCAGGTCTTCACGCTGTTCATCCTGACCGTGGCCGCCGCCGAGGCAGCCATCGGCCTTGCCATCCTGGTGGTCTACTTCCGAAACCGCGGCACCATCGCGGTTGAGGACATCAACATGATGAAGGGCTGA
- a CDS encoding NADH-quinone oxidoreductase subunit J yields the protein MVLSAAAFYVFAAILLAAGVMVVSARNPVHSVLYLIVAFFNAAVLFLLIGAEFIAMILIIVYVGAVAVLFLFVVMMLDISFQEIRRTYRQYVPLGALIGTILMAELALVTVSWAVAPDAAASLAAPTPADTAVNNTEALGQVLYTHYVFAFQVSGLILLVAMIGAIVLTLRSRGGLRRQVIAQQIRRRPEEVLSVRKVPTRGGV from the coding sequence ATGGTCCTTTCAGCAGCCGCATTCTATGTCTTCGCCGCGATCCTGCTCGCCGCCGGCGTGATGGTGGTTTCCGCGCGGAACCCGGTCCACTCGGTGCTGTACCTGATCGTCGCCTTCTTCAACGCCGCGGTGCTGTTCCTGCTGATCGGCGCCGAGTTCATCGCGATGATCCTGATCATCGTCTATGTCGGCGCCGTGGCGGTCCTGTTCCTGTTCGTCGTGATGATGCTGGACATCAGCTTCCAGGAGATCCGGCGGACCTACCGGCAGTATGTGCCGCTGGGCGCGCTGATCGGCACGATCCTGATGGCCGAGCTGGCGCTCGTCACCGTCAGCTGGGCGGTGGCACCGGATGCGGCGGCCTCGCTCGCCGCGCCCACGCCCGCCGACACGGCGGTGAACAATACCGAGGCGCTGGGGCAGGTCCTCTACACCCACTACGTCTTCGCCTTCCAGGTGTCCGGCCTGATCCTGCTGGTCGCCATGATCGGCGCCATCGTGCTGACCCTGCGGTCGCGCGGGGGGCTGCGCCGTCAGGTGATCGCGCAGCAGATCCGGCGCCGGCCCGAGGAGGTGCTGTCCGTCCGCAAGGTTCCGACGCGAGGGGGCGTCTGA
- the nuoI gene encoding NADH-quinone oxidoreductase subunit NuoI: MVKLDRAARGLFLAELVRGLSLTFSYMFRPRATINYPYERSPMSPRFRGEHALRRYPNGEERCIACKLCEAVCPALAITIEAEPREDGSRRTTRYDIDMTKCIYCGLCQEACPVDAIVEGPNLEFAAETREELFYNKEKLLANGDRWEALIAANIAADAPYR; this comes from the coding sequence ATGGTCAAGCTTGACCGTGCGGCACGCGGCCTGTTCCTGGCGGAACTGGTGCGTGGCCTGTCCCTGACATTCAGTTACATGTTCAGGCCGCGGGCGACCATCAATTACCCCTACGAGCGCTCGCCCATGAGCCCGCGCTTCCGCGGGGAGCATGCGCTGCGCCGTTATCCCAACGGGGAGGAGCGCTGCATCGCCTGCAAGCTCTGCGAGGCGGTCTGCCCGGCGCTCGCCATCACCATCGAGGCGGAACCGCGCGAGGACGGCTCGCGGCGCACCACCCGCTACGACATCGACATGACGAAGTGCATCTACTGCGGTCTCTGCCAGGAGGCCTGCCCGGTGGACGCCATCGTCGAGGGGCCGAACCTGGAGTTCGCCGCGGAAACGCGCGAGGAGCTTTTCTACAACAAGGAGAAGCTGCTGGCGAACGGCGACCGCTGGGAGGCCCTGATCGCCGCCAACATTGCGGCGGATGCCCCGTATCGTTAG
- the nuoH gene encoding NADH-quinone oxidoreductase subunit NuoH has translation MADIWTDYGVPGAIIVAQILALMVPILVSVAFLVYAERKVLGLMQLRQGPNMVGPWGILQSFADALKMIGKETIIPAGANRIIFLAAPMLTMMLALAAWAVIPFGEGLVISDINVGILYLLAISSQGVYGIIMAGWASNSKYAFLGGLRSAAQMVSYEVSIGLVIITVLLCVGSLNLSDVVEAQKTVWFAIPLLPMFVIFFISALAETNRAPFDLPEGESELVGGFHTEYSGMAFGLFFLGEYANMILMSAMTSVLFLGGWLPPLDVAPLNWVPGPIWFILKICFCLFLFVWVRATVPRYRYDQLMRLGWKVFLPFSLVWVILTAGVLVTFDWLPK, from the coding sequence ATGGCGGATATCTGGACCGACTACGGCGTGCCCGGCGCCATCATCGTGGCGCAGATTCTGGCGCTGATGGTGCCGATCCTCGTCTCCGTGGCCTTCCTGGTCTATGCCGAGCGCAAGGTGCTGGGCCTGATGCAGTTGCGCCAGGGACCGAACATGGTCGGCCCCTGGGGGATCCTGCAGAGCTTCGCCGACGCGCTGAAGATGATCGGCAAGGAGACGATCATTCCGGCCGGGGCCAACCGCATCATCTTCCTGGCGGCGCCGATGCTGACCATGATGCTGGCGCTGGCAGCCTGGGCGGTGATCCCGTTCGGCGAGGGGCTGGTGATCTCCGACATCAATGTCGGCATCCTCTATCTGCTGGCCATCAGTTCCCAGGGCGTCTACGGCATCATCATGGCCGGCTGGGCGTCGAACTCGAAATACGCCTTCCTGGGCGGGCTGCGCTCGGCGGCGCAGATGGTCAGCTACGAGGTCTCGATCGGTCTCGTCATCATCACCGTGCTGCTCTGCGTCGGCTCGCTGAACCTCTCGGACGTGGTCGAGGCGCAGAAGACGGTGTGGTTCGCCATCCCGCTGCTGCCGATGTTCGTGATCTTCTTCATCTCCGCCCTGGCGGAGACGAACCGCGCCCCGTTCGACCTGCCGGAAGGCGAGTCCGAGCTGGTGGGCGGCTTCCACACCGAATATTCGGGCATGGCGTTCGGCCTCTTCTTCCTGGGCGAATACGCCAACATGATCCTGATGAGCGCCATGACCAGCGTCCTTTTCCTGGGCGGCTGGCTGCCGCCGCTGGACGTGGCGCCGCTGAACTGGGTGCCGGGGCCGATCTGGTTCATCCTGAAGATCTGCTTCTGCCTGTTCCTGTTCGTCTGGGTGCGTGCCACCGTGCCGCGCTACCGCTATGACCAGCTCATGCGTCTGGGCTGGAAGGTGTTTCTGCCGTTTTCCCTGGTCTGGGTCATCCTCACCGCCGGCGTGCTGGTCACCTTCGACTGGCTGCCGAAGTGA
- the nuoG gene encoding NADH-quinone oxidoreductase subunit NuoG yields MPKLTIDGIEVEVAPGTSVLQACEQIGKEVPRFCYHERLSVPANCRMCLVEIERSPKPVASCAMPCADGMVVKTDSELVHKARKGVMEFLLINHPLDCPICDQGGECDLQDQAVAYGFDRGRYTEAKRAVKDKNLGPLIKTFMTRCIHCTRCIRFMDEIAGVSALGAVNRGEHTEITGYLEQGIASEMSGNLVDVCPVGALTSKPYAFTARPWELRRTETIDVMDAVGSNIRVDTRGPEVMRVLPRLHEDVNEEWIADKTRYAHDGLKRQRLDRPYVRDGEGKLRPASWLEAFAAIRTRLEGVAGDCIAAVAGDLADVESVLALKDLTDRLGSPHRDCRQDGARFDAGRRAGYIFNSGIAGIEQADVILLIGTNPRWEAPIVNARIRKRYLQGGLKKVAAIGPKVDLTYPVEHLGAGGDTLAALAEGRHPFADLLRTAERPMVIVGMGAFARADGLAVQAALHRLADACGLVREGWNGFNVLHTAAGRVGALDAGFLPGAGGRDLAGILEGCASGAIEVVYLLGADEIPAERLGKAFVIYQGHHGDRGAHRADVILPGAAYTEKNATYVNTEGRVQQTRLAMFPLGEAREDWKILRALSAELGHVLPYDSLSQLRQRMAQANPVFAEIDRLVPAAWGPFGSAGAVSRDAFVSPVTDYYLTDPISRASATMARCSETFIKPAAVTAAAE; encoded by the coding sequence ATGCCGAAACTGACCATCGACGGCATCGAAGTCGAAGTGGCACCGGGCACCTCGGTGCTGCAGGCGTGCGAGCAGATCGGGAAGGAAGTCCCGCGCTTCTGCTACCACGAACGGCTGTCCGTCCCGGCCAACTGCCGCATGTGCCTTGTGGAGATCGAGCGCTCGCCGAAGCCGGTGGCAAGCTGCGCCATGCCGTGCGCCGACGGCATGGTGGTGAAGACGGACAGCGAGCTGGTCCACAAGGCCCGCAAGGGCGTGATGGAGTTCCTGCTGATCAACCACCCGCTGGACTGCCCGATCTGCGACCAGGGCGGCGAGTGCGATCTGCAGGATCAGGCCGTGGCCTACGGCTTCGACCGTGGCCGCTACACCGAAGCCAAGCGCGCCGTGAAGGACAAGAATCTCGGGCCGCTGATCAAGACCTTCATGACCCGGTGCATCCACTGCACCCGCTGCATCCGTTTCATGGACGAGATCGCGGGCGTCTCCGCGCTGGGGGCCGTGAACCGGGGCGAGCACACGGAGATCACGGGCTATCTGGAGCAGGGCATCGCCTCGGAAATGTCCGGCAATCTCGTCGATGTCTGCCCGGTCGGTGCCCTGACCTCGAAGCCCTATGCCTTCACGGCGCGCCCGTGGGAGCTGCGCCGGACCGAGACGATCGACGTGATGGACGCCGTCGGCTCCAACATCCGGGTCGATACCCGCGGGCCGGAGGTGATGCGGGTGCTGCCGCGTCTGCACGAGGACGTGAACGAGGAGTGGATCGCCGACAAGACCCGCTACGCCCATGACGGGCTGAAGCGGCAGCGGCTGGACCGTCCCTATGTCCGGGACGGAGAGGGCAAGCTGCGCCCCGCCTCCTGGCTGGAGGCATTCGCCGCCATCCGGACGCGGCTGGAGGGGGTGGCGGGCGACTGCATCGCCGCCGTCGCGGGCGATCTGGCGGACGTTGAATCGGTGCTGGCGCTGAAGGACCTGACGGACCGGCTGGGCTCGCCGCACCGCGACTGCCGCCAGGACGGCGCCCGCTTCGACGCCGGCCGGCGCGCGGGCTACATCTTCAACAGCGGCATCGCCGGGATCGAACAGGCGGACGTGATCCTGCTGATCGGCACCAATCCCCGCTGGGAGGCGCCGATCGTCAATGCCCGCATCCGCAAGCGCTATCTCCAGGGCGGGCTGAAGAAGGTCGCCGCCATCGGCCCCAAGGTGGACCTGACCTACCCGGTCGAGCATCTCGGCGCCGGTGGCGACACGCTGGCCGCGCTGGCGGAGGGGCGGCATCCCTTCGCCGACCTGCTGCGGACGGCGGAGCGGCCCATGGTGATCGTGGGCATGGGGGCTTTCGCCCGCGCCGACGGGCTGGCCGTGCAGGCCGCCCTGCACCGGCTCGCCGATGCCTGCGGCCTGGTGCGGGAGGGCTGGAACGGCTTCAACGTCCTGCACACGGCCGCGGGCCGGGTCGGGGCGCTCGATGCCGGTTTCCTGCCGGGCGCGGGCGGGCGTGACCTTGCCGGCATCCTGGAGGGCTGTGCCTCCGGGGCGATCGAGGTGGTCTACCTGCTGGGGGCGGACGAGATCCCGGCCGAGCGGCTGGGCAAGGCCTTCGTCATCTACCAGGGCCACCATGGCGACCGCGGCGCCCACCGGGCCGACGTGATCCTGCCGGGGGCCGCCTATACCGAGAAGAACGCGACCTATGTGAATACCGAGGGCAGGGTGCAGCAGACCCGGCTGGCCATGTTCCCGCTGGGCGAGGCGCGGGAGGACTGGAAGATCCTGCGCGCGCTCTCCGCCGAGCTGGGCCATGTGCTGCCCTATGACAGCCTGTCCCAGCTCCGCCAGCGCATGGCGCAGGCGAACCCGGTCTTCGCGGAGATCGACCGGCTGGTCCCGGCGGCGTGGGGGCCCTTCGGCAGCGCCGGTGCCGTCTCCCGCGATGCCTTCGTCTCTCCGGTGACGGACTACTATCTGACGGACCCGATCAGCCGGGCCTCGGCCACCATGGCCAGGTGCAGCGAGACCTTCATCAAGCCGGCGGCGGTGACCGCCGCGGCGGAGTGA
- the nuoF gene encoding NADH-quinone oxidoreductase subunit NuoF: protein MLRDEDRIFTNLYGFEDFRLEAARRRGDWDNTQDILALGRDRIIELVKESGLRGRGGAGFSTGMKWSFMPKKSDGGPVYLVVNADEGEPGTCKDRDILRHDPHKLVEGCLIAGFAIGATACYIYIRGEFYDEGSHVQQAIDEAYAAGLIGRNACGSGYDFDIYLHRGAGAYICGEETALIESLEGKKGQPRNKPPFPAMAGLYARPTTVNNVETIAVVPTILRRGATWFAGLGRPKNSGTKVFCISGHVNRPCNVEEEMGIPLRELVEKHAGGVRGGWDNLLAIIPGGSSVPMLPRETCDTVLMDFDSLREVRSGLGTAAVIVMDRSTDVVKAIARLSKFYMHESCGQCTPCREGTGWMWRVMERMVKGQARIEEIDMLLDVSKEIEGHTICALGDAAAWPIQGLIRNFRPEMERRILEYRTRAERGTRAAAE from the coding sequence ATGCTGCGCGACGAAGACCGCATCTTCACGAACCTCTACGGCTTCGAGGACTTCCGCCTGGAGGCCGCCCGCCGCCGGGGCGACTGGGACAACACCCAGGACATCCTTGCCCTCGGCCGCGACAGGATCATCGAGCTGGTCAAGGAGTCCGGCCTGCGCGGCCGCGGCGGTGCCGGCTTCTCCACCGGCATGAAGTGGTCCTTCATGCCGAAGAAGAGCGACGGCGGTCCGGTCTATCTGGTCGTGAACGCCGACGAGGGCGAGCCGGGTACCTGCAAGGACCGGGACATCCTGCGCCACGATCCGCACAAGCTGGTCGAAGGCTGCCTGATCGCCGGTTTCGCCATCGGCGCCACGGCCTGCTACATCTACATCCGCGGCGAGTTCTACGACGAGGGCAGCCACGTCCAGCAGGCGATCGACGAGGCCTATGCCGCCGGCCTGATCGGCCGGAACGCCTGTGGCAGCGGCTACGATTTCGACATCTATCTCCACCGCGGGGCCGGGGCCTACATCTGCGGCGAGGAGACGGCGCTGATCGAATCCCTGGAAGGGAAGAAGGGCCAGCCGCGCAACAAGCCGCCGTTCCCCGCCATGGCCGGCCTCTATGCCCGGCCGACGACGGTGAACAATGTCGAGACCATCGCCGTGGTCCCGACCATCCTGCGCCGCGGCGCCACTTGGTTCGCCGGGCTGGGAAGGCCGAAGAACAGCGGCACCAAGGTCTTCTGCATCTCCGGCCACGTCAACCGGCCCTGCAACGTGGAAGAGGAGATGGGCATCCCCCTGCGGGAGCTGGTGGAGAAGCACGCCGGCGGCGTGCGCGGCGGCTGGGACAACCTGCTCGCCATCATCCCCGGCGGCTCGTCGGTGCCGATGCTCCCGCGGGAGACCTGCGATACGGTCCTGATGGATTTCGACAGCCTGCGCGAGGTCCGCTCGGGCCTCGGCACCGCGGCTGTCATCGTAATGGACAGGTCCACCGACGTGGTGAAGGCGATCGCCCGGCTCAGCAAGTTCTACATGCATGAGAGCTGCGGCCAGTGCACGCCCTGCCGCGAAGGCACCGGCTGGATGTGGCGGGTGATGGAACGGATGGTGAAGGGTCAGGCCCGGATCGAGGAGATCGACATGCTGCTCGACGTCTCCAAGGAGATCGAAGGCCATACGATCTGCGCCCTGGGCGATGCGGCGGCCTGGCCGATCCAGGGCCTGATCCGGAATTTCCGGCCGGAGATGGAGCGCCGCATCCTGGAGTACCGCACGCGGGCCGAACGCGGCACCCGCGCCGCGGCGGAGTAG
- the nuoE gene encoding NADH-quinone oxidoreductase subunit NuoE, whose amino-acid sequence MSATDGGQEAGSFSFTQENLELARRIIAKYPPGRQQSAVMPLLDLAQRQNGNWLSRPAIEYVADMLEMPRIRAMEVASFYTMYNLKPVGKHFVQVCTTTPCWLRGSDDILHTCEKKLGIKAGETTADGQFTVVEAECLGACVNAPMVQIGDSYFEDLTPEAMEAILDALARDETPKPGPQNGRIASCPSGGPTTLTEMARRNGVKPAGQD is encoded by the coding sequence ATGAGTGCGACGGACGGGGGCCAGGAGGCCGGCAGCTTCTCCTTCACCCAGGAGAATCTTGAGCTGGCCAGGCGCATCATCGCCAAGTACCCGCCCGGCCGGCAGCAGAGCGCGGTGATGCCGCTGCTCGATCTGGCGCAGCGCCAGAACGGCAACTGGCTGTCGCGCCCGGCCATCGAGTACGTGGCGGACATGCTGGAGATGCCGCGCATCCGCGCCATGGAGGTCGCCAGCTTCTACACGATGTACAACCTCAAGCCGGTCGGGAAGCACTTCGTGCAGGTCTGCACGACGACGCCCTGCTGGCTGCGCGGCTCCGACGATATTCTGCACACCTGCGAGAAGAAGCTGGGCATCAAGGCCGGGGAGACGACGGCGGACGGGCAGTTCACCGTGGTCGAGGCCGAGTGTCTGGGCGCCTGCGTGAACGCGCCGATGGTGCAGATCGGGGACAGCTACTTCGAGGACCTGACGCCCGAAGCGATGGAGGCGATCCTGGACGCGCTGGCCCGCGACGAGACGCCGAAGCCGGGTCCCCAGAACGGCCGTATCGCCTCCTGCCCGTCGGGCGGGCCGACCACCCTGACCGAGATGGCGCGGCGCAACGGCGTCAAGCCGGCCGGGCAGGACTGA
- a CDS encoding NADH-quinone oxidoreductase subunit D, translated as MGNNVAETQIKPFTMNFGPQHPAAHGVLRLVLEMDGEVVQRADPHVGLLHRGTEKLIEYKTYIQALPYFDRLDYVSPMSQEHAFALATEKLLGITVPVRGQYIRVLFSEITRILNHLLNITTFGLDVGAITPSLWGFEEREKLMAFYERVSGARMHANYFRPGGVNLDMPAGLADDIWEYTERFPKFVADLNNLLTENRIFKQRTVDIGVVSRADALAWGFSGPMIRGSGVPWDLRKAQPYDRYDEFDFDIPVGSTGDCYARYLVRMEEMRQSNRLIRQALEKLAKTPGPVKVNDRKIAPPPRGEMKRSMESLIHHFKLYTEGYHVPAGETYTAVESPKGEFGVYLVSDGTNRPYRCKIRPTGFSHLQAMDFMSKGHMLADTVAIIGSMDIVFGEIDR; from the coding sequence ATGGGCAACAACGTCGCTGAAACCCAGATCAAGCCGTTCACGATGAATTTCGGGCCGCAGCATCCGGCGGCCCACGGTGTGTTGCGGCTGGTTCTTGAGATGGACGGTGAGGTGGTGCAACGGGCCGACCCGCATGTCGGCCTGCTCCATCGCGGCACCGAAAAGCTGATCGAGTACAAGACCTACATCCAGGCGCTGCCCTATTTCGACCGCCTGGACTACGTCTCGCCGATGAGCCAGGAGCACGCCTTCGCGCTGGCGACGGAGAAGCTGCTGGGCATCACGGTGCCGGTGCGCGGCCAGTACATCCGCGTGCTCTTCTCCGAGATCACCCGCATCCTCAACCATCTTCTCAACATCACGACCTTCGGCCTTGATGTCGGCGCCATCACGCCGTCCCTCTGGGGCTTCGAGGAGCGTGAGAAGCTGATGGCGTTCTACGAGCGGGTCTCCGGTGCCCGGATGCACGCCAACTATTTCCGTCCCGGCGGCGTCAATCTGGACATGCCGGCCGGTCTCGCCGACGACATCTGGGAATATACCGAGCGGTTCCCGAAGTTCGTAGCCGACCTGAACAACCTGCTGACCGAGAACCGCATCTTCAAGCAGCGGACGGTCGATATCGGTGTCGTCAGCCGCGCCGACGCGCTGGCCTGGGGGTTCAGCGGCCCGATGATCCGCGGCTCCGGCGTGCCCTGGGACCTGCGCAAGGCGCAGCCCTATGACCGCTATGACGAGTTCGATTTCGACATCCCGGTGGGCAGCACCGGCGACTGCTACGCCCGCTATCTCGTCCGCATGGAGGAGATGCGGCAGTCCAACCGCCTCATCCGGCAGGCGCTGGAGAAGCTGGCGAAGACGCCGGGTCCGGTGAAGGTCAACGACCGCAAGATAGCACCGCCGCCGCGGGGCGAGATGAAGCGGTCCATGGAATCGCTGATCCATCACTTCAAGCTCTATACCGAGGGCTATCACGTCCCGGCGGGGGAGACCTATACGGCGGTGGAATCGCCCAAGGGCGAGTTCGGGGTGTATCTCGTGTCGGACGGCACGAACCGGCCCTACCGCTGCAAGATCAGGCCGACGGGGTTCTCCCACCTGCAGGCGATGGATTTCATGTCCAAGGGCCACATGCTCGCCGATACGGTGGCGATCATCGGTTCCATGGACATCGTGTTCGGAGAGATCGACCGATGA